A genomic region of Populus nigra chromosome 11, ddPopNigr1.1, whole genome shotgun sequence contains the following coding sequences:
- the LOC133668139 gene encoding secreted RxLR effector protein 161-like yields the protein MSPHTEEERKQMAQIPYANAVGALMYAMVCTRPDISHAVSMVSRYMHDPGKGHWQAVKWILRYIHGTTDIGLKFERDDRLEQNLVGYVDSDYAGDLDKRRSTTGYVFTLAKGPVSWRSTLQSTVALSTTEAEYMAVTEAFKEAIWLHWLIEDLGIVQEHVDVHCDSQSAICLAKNQVHHSRTKHIDVRFHFVREIMDEGDILLQKIGTADNPADMLTKCVSGIKFQHCLDLVNISRC from the coding sequence ATGTCTCCACACACAGAGGAAGAGCGCAAACAGATGGCTCAAATTCCTTATGCAAATGCAGTTGGTGCATTAATGTATGCAATGGTTTGTACGAGACCAGATATTTCACATGCTGTCAGTATGGTGAGCAGATATATGCATGATCCGGGAAAGGGTCACTGGCAGGCAGTTAAGTGGATTCTACGGTACATTCATGGCACAACTGATATTGGTTTGAAGTTTGAGAGGGATGATAGACTCGAACAAAATTTAGTTGGTTATGTGGACTCAGACTATGCTGGTGACTTAGACAAGCGTCGTTCCACAACAGGCTATGTGTTTACACTTGCTAAAGGGCCTGTAAGTTGGAGGTCAACGTTACAATCAAcagtagctttgtcaacaactgAGGCAGAGTACATGGCAGTAACAGAAGCTTTCAAGGAAGCTATTTGGTTACATTGGTTGATTGAAGATTTGGGAATTGTTCAAGAGCACGTGGATGtccattgtgatagtcaaagtgctatTTGTCTTGCAAAGAATCAGGTTCATCATTCCCGCACCAAGCACATCGATGTTCGATTTCATTTTGTTCGAGAAATTATGGATGAAGGGGATATTCTGCTACAGAAGATTGGTACCGCAgataatccagctgacatgctcACAAAATGTGTCTCAGGGATCAAGTTCCAACATTGCTTGGACTTGGTCAACATCTCTCGGTGTTGA
- the LOC133668356 gene encoding disease resistance protein RUN1-like translates to MAEPESSRSRPEGAYDVFLSFRGEDTRKTFTDHLYAALDQAGIHTFRDDDELPRGEEISEHLLEAIRESKISIVVFSKGYASSRWCLNELLEILKCKRKRTGQIALPIFYDIDPSDVRKQTGSFAEAFDKHEERFEEKLVKEWRKALEDAGNLSGWSLNDMANGHEAKFIKGIIKDVLNKLRRECLYVPEHLVGMDLAHDIYDFLNTATDDVRIVGIHGMPGIGKTTIAKVVFNQLCNGFDGSCFLSDINETSKQFNDLALLQKQLLHDILKQDVANINCVDRGKVMIKDRLCRKRVLVVADDVAHLDQLNALMGERSCFGPGSRVIITTRDSSVLREADLTYEIEELEPDESLQLFSWHAFKDTKPAEDYIELSKKAVDFCGGLPLALKVIGALLYRKNRRGWESEIDNLSRIPNPDIQGKLLISFDALDGELQRAFLDIACFFIGIEKEYVAKVLGARCRPNPEVVLETLRERSLIEILGETVTMHDLLREMGREVVCKAKGCMECTSEEPGKRTRIWNQKDAWKVLQQQKGTDVVEGLALDMRASEAKSLSTGSFAKMKRLNLLQINGAHLTGSFKLLSKELMWICWHECPLKYLPSDFTLDNLVVLDMQYSNLKELWKRKKILDKLKILDLSHSQNLIKTPNLHSSSLEKLKLKRCSNLVEVHQSIGHSTSLVFLNLEGCWSLKTLPESIGNVKSLETLNISGCSQLEKLPERMGDMESLTELLADGIQNERFLSSIGQLKYVKRLSLRGCSPTPPSCSLISAGVSNLKRWLPTSFTEWRLLKHLKLSNGGLSDRATNCVDFRGLSALEELDLDVNKFSSLPSGIGFLPKLGILTVRRCNNLVSIPDLPSSLDCLVACSCKSLERVRIPIQSKKEFSIYLNGSYSLEEIQGIEGLSNSFWTIEVINRRHSPKKLQKSVVEAMCNGRHPYRISHIPDEMPNWMSYSGEGCSLSFHIPPVFHGLVVGFVCPDPYYYPFETRIITIIRNKSNGIQLFADDKQTAESFRPRWAGWIRYISTSEMAMEDYCGDDEFELYISSVPSLDAVYNGLQCKPVHVKKCGVHVIAGKLDSFEESEVRRDIVMPSSLLYHLLPHPHCGFIKASTPKQWSDFLFAWLQELSLDIWIHGYRRIQLPLPSDMLINRDA, encoded by the exons ATGGCAGAGCCAGAGTCTTCTCGTTCTAGACCAGAAGGGGCCTATGATGTCTTCTTGAGTTTTAGAGGAGAAGATACTCGCAAGACGTTTACTGATCATCTATATGCTGCCTTAGATCAAGCAGGAATCCACACTTTTCGAGATGATGATGAACTTCCTAGAGGAGAAGAAATCTCCGAGCATCTTCTCGAGGCAATTCGAGAATCAAAGATATCCATAGTTGTCTTCTCAAAAGGATATGCTTCTTCTAGATGGTGTCTCAATGAACTTTTAGAGATTCTGAAGTGCAAAAGGAAGAGAACCGGTCAGATTGCTCTTCCTATATTCTATGACATTGACCCTTCAGATGTGAGAAAACAGACTGGCAGTTTTGCAGAGGCATTTGATAAGCATGAAGAGCGTTTTGAAGAGAAGTTGGTGAAGGAGTGGAGAAAAGCTCTTGAGGATGCCGGAAACCTATCTGGATGGAGTCTCAATGATATGGCAAATGG GCATGAAGCAAAATTTATCAAAGGGATTATCAAGGATGTGTTGAATAAATTACGTCGCGAGTGCTTATATGTTCCTGAGCACCTGGTAGGTATGGATCTTGCTCACGATATTTATGACTTTCTAAATACTGCAACAGATGATGTACGCATTGTGGGCATACATGGGATGCCAGGAATAGGAAAGACAACTATAGCCAAAGTTGTATTTAATCAACTCTGCAATGGATTCGATGGAAGCTGTTTTCTTTCGGATATCAAtgaaacatcaaaacaattcaatgaTCTGGCTCTTTTACAAAAGCAACttcttcatgatattttaaaacaagatgTTGCTAACATCAATTGTGTCGATAGAGGAAAGGTTATGATCAAAGATCGACTTTGTCGCAAAAGAGTTCTTGTTGTTGCTGACGATGTGGCTCATCTGGACCAGCTAAATGCTTTGATGGGAGAGCGAAGTTGTTTTGGTCCCGGAAGTAGAGTAATTATTACAACAAGAGATTCAAGTGTACTTCGTGAAGCAGATCTAACATATGAGATCGAAGAATTGGAACCAGACGAGTCCCTTCAGCTTTTCAGCTGGCATGCCTTTAAGGACACCAAGCCAGCAGAAGATTATATTGAGCTTTCGAAGAAAGCCGTTGATTTCTGTGGAGGACTTCCTTTAGCTCTTAAGGTTATAGGAGCTCTTCTGTACAGGAAAAACAGACGTGGATGGGAAAGTGAAATTGACAACTTGAGCAGAATTCCAAACCCAGATATTCAAGGAAAGCTTCTAATAAGTTTTGACGCACTTGATGGTGAACTACAAAGAGCATTCCTTGATATTGCATGCTTCTTTATTGGTATAGAGAAAGAATACGTCGCAAAAGTGCTAGGAGCCCGTTGCCGTCCCAATCCAGAAGTTGTTTTGGAAACTCTCCGTGAAAGGTCTCTGATTGAAATATTGGGAGAGACGGTAACCATGCATGATCTATTACGAGAGATGGGAAGGGAGGTCGTTTGTAAAGCAAAAGGATGCATGGAATGTACTTCAGAAGAACCTGGAAAGAGGACCAGAATTTGGAATCAAAAGGATGCATGGAAGGTACTTCAGCAGCAGAAG ggtaCGGATGTTGTAGAGGGTCTTGCACTGGATATGAGAGCATCAGAAGCTAAATCACTAAGCACAGGATCATTTGCAAAAATGAAACGTTTAAATTTACTCCAAATCAATGGAGCACATCTCACCGGATCCTTCAAACTGCTTTCTAAAGAGTTGATGTGGATTTGTTGGCATGAATGTCCTTTGAAATATTTGCCATCTGATTTTACCTTGGACAATCTAGTTGTTCTTGATATGCAGTACAGTAACCTCAAAGAactatggaaaagaaaaaag ATTCTTGACAAGCTAAAAATCCTTGATCTCAGTCATTCTCAAAACCTTATTAAAACACCAAACTTGCACAGTTCAAGTCTAGAGAAACTAAAGCTGAAACGTTGCTCAAATTTAGTTGAGGTGCATCAATCAATTGGACATTCGACGAGCCTCGTTTTCTTGAATCTCGAGGGATGTTGGAGTCTGAAGACTCTCCCTGAAAGCATTGGTAATGTAAAGTCTCTTGAAACTCTTAATATTTCTGGATGTTCACAACTTGAGAAATTGCCAGAACGCATGGGTGATATGGAATCCTTAACTGAGCTGCTAGCCGATGGGATTCAAAATGAGCGATTTCTCTCTTCAATTGGGCAATTAAAGTATGTTAAAAGGTTATCATTGCGTGGATGCAGTCCGACTCCACCAAGTTGTTCTTTGATTTCAGCAGGTGTTTCAAATTTGAAACGTTGGCTGCCAACATCTTTCACTGAATGGAGATTACTGAAACATCTAAAGCTTTCTAATGGTGGTTTGTCTGATCGAGCAACTAACTGTGTTGATTTTAGGGGTTTGTCTGCTCTAGAAGAATTGGATCTAGATGTAAACAAATTCTCTAGCCTGCCTTCTGGGATCGGCTTCCTTCCCAAGCTAGGGATCTTGACGGTCCGTCGTTGCAACAATCTTGTATCAATCCCAGATCTTCCCTCAAGTTTAGACTGTTTGGTTGCATGTTCTTGCAAATCATTGGAAAGAGTAAGAATACCAATCcagtcaaaaaaagaattttctaTATATCTAAATGGAAGTTATTCGTTAGAAGAGATTCAGGGCATCGAAGGTCTAAGTAATAGTTTCTGGACTATTGAAGTTATTAACCGCAGGCATTCACCAAAGAAATTACAGAAGAGCGTTGTTGAG GCAATGTGCAACGGTCGTCACCCGTATCGTATCTCCCACATTCCTGATGAGATGCCAAATTGGATGAGCTACAGTGGAGAAGGATGCTCATTGTCATTCCATATACCTCCAGTCTTCCATGGCTTAGTTGTTGGGTTTGTCTGTCCAGACCCATATTATTATCCCTTTGAGACTCGCATTATTACTAtcataagaaataaaagcaaTGGTATTCAATTGTTTGCGGATGATAAACAAACAGCAGAGTCTTTCAGACCAAGATGGGCGGGATGGATAAGATACATAAGTACAAGTGAAATGGCAATGGAAGATTACTGTGGAGATGACGAATTTGAGCTATACATTTCTTCAGTGCCATCACTGGATGCGGTGTACAACGGTTTGCAATGCAAACCCGTACACGTTAAAAAATGTGGGGTTCATGTGATCGCAGGAAAGTTAGATTCATTTGAAGAGTCAGAAGTGAGAAGAGATATAGTGATGCCTTCATCACTGCTGTATCATCTGCTTCCTCATCCCCATTGTGGTTTTATTAAAGCGTCTACACCTAAGCAATGGAGTGACTTTTTATTTGCGTGGCTGCAAGAACTTTCCCTCGATATATGGATTCATG